From one Bombyx mori chromosome 5, ASM3026992v2 genomic stretch:
- the LOC101739608 gene encoding 1-acyl-sn-glycerol-3-phosphate acyltransferase alpha has protein sequence MWIILYLPFILCTILYAVTALYGHRLKRLNYYFKIFLFYFLIFLSSIVVIPPFLLRPRDVKNGTIYARVMKHMNKLLGIEWHIRNGEYLSGDYGAVILNNHQCIFDALGMFNAWEIAGKMCVIMKKELFYAGTFGIAAYLGGGIYIDRKNAKNAHKTIQDTNEALTKNKTKIWIYPEGTRNKNPNRKLLPFKKGAFHMAIQSQAPIIPVVFSPYYFMDSKTFTFDKGHIIIQCLEPIPTAGLTTDDIGKLSDRIHESMSSTYEKLWDEIMTKNK, from the exons ATGtggataatattatatttgccGTTTATATTGTGCACGATTCTTTATGCAGTGACCGCATTGTACGGACACAGATTGAAACgcctaaattattattttaaaatttttctattctattttttGATTTTCCTAAGTTCTATTGTTGTTATACCGCCGTTCTTGCTGAGACCGAGGGACGTAAAGAATGGAAc CATTTACGCTCGTGTGATGAAGCATATGAACAAACTATTGGGTATTGAATGGCACATTCGAAACGGAGAATATCTGTCTGGCGACTACGGAGCCGTCATCTTAAATAACCATCAATGTATTTTCGATGCACTCG GGATGTTCAATGCGTGGGAAATAGCGGGAAAAATGTGTGTAATAATGAAGAAAGAATTATTTTACGCCGGTACCTTCGGAATAGCAGCTTACCTGGGCGGCGGGATTTACATAGATAGAAAAAACGCAAAAAATGCTCATAAAACCATCCAAGACACCAACGAAGCATTAACTAAAAATAAG aCAAAAATATGGATATACCCCGAAGGAACGAGAAATAAGAATCCAAACAGAAAATTACTGCCTTTCAAGAAAGGGGCATTCCATATGGCAATTCAGTCGCAAGCTCCAATCATTCCCGTTGTATTCTCGCCGTATTATTTTATGGACAGTAAAACGTTTACTTTTGACAAAG GTCATATTATTATCCAGTGCTTAGAGCCTATACCTACAGCTGGTTTGACGACAGACGATATCGGAAAACTATCTGACCGGATACATGAAAGCATGTCGAGTACCTATGAAAAACTCTGGGACGAAATTATGACCAAAAATAAGTGA